Proteins co-encoded in one Flavobacterium sp. M31R6 genomic window:
- a CDS encoding DUF418 domain-containing protein, with protein MNNTYKPIEDNKRTTIVDILRGWALLGVVIGNYVDYKFIGLPSDSNAKNIVTTILGNIHQYVFAAKSWTLLSVLFGYGFAVLIQNVESKGKNPVGFFAWRMLILFVLAFVNSAIWLGDILKDYAFLGLILLLFYKCSAKTILRVSLFLLLTIPLISGYVNTLKYVVPDVYSDPKHLQLYHSSNWFDVFEYNLLGTYYGQMLNLTYAITVHIMMFTCMLLGFYAQKTDFFTRLPELKKTLKKTFFISLAIALLLISVFEIVFSKDLVFPTYFRPGYWLVLSTMFSIATGICILYNHNKLQTLFAYFRLSGKMTLTNYVVQNLLATVIFSGIGLKLYNTMPFWFYYILAVSVFIIQLFVSKWWLSKFNYGPVEWLWRVLSYKQLFAFKKIATESIPKESDAVVKEQETVVVEL; from the coding sequence ATGAACAACACCTACAAACCGATTGAAGATAATAAAAGAACCACAATTGTTGATATTCTGAGAGGCTGGGCTTTACTTGGTGTTGTCATTGGTAATTATGTCGATTATAAATTTATTGGCTTACCTTCAGATTCTAATGCTAAAAATATAGTAACGACAATTCTTGGAAATATTCATCAATATGTTTTTGCGGCCAAATCTTGGACATTATTAAGTGTTTTATTTGGTTATGGTTTTGCTGTTTTAATTCAAAATGTAGAGAGCAAAGGCAAGAATCCTGTTGGCTTTTTTGCTTGGCGAATGTTGATTCTTTTTGTGCTGGCTTTTGTTAATTCGGCTATTTGGCTGGGTGACATTTTGAAAGATTATGCTTTTCTGGGTCTTATTTTATTATTGTTTTATAAATGTTCTGCAAAAACAATTCTTAGGGTGAGTTTGTTTCTTTTACTAACTATTCCTCTAATTTCTGGATATGTCAATACCCTTAAATATGTAGTGCCTGATGTATATTCGGATCCTAAACATTTACAATTGTATCATTCAAGTAACTGGTTCGATGTGTTTGAGTACAATCTATTGGGTACTTATTACGGTCAAATGCTAAATTTAACTTATGCAATAACGGTCCACATAATGATGTTTACTTGTATGTTATTGGGGTTTTATGCTCAAAAAACAGATTTTTTTACTAGGCTTCCAGAATTGAAAAAAACCTTAAAAAAGACATTTTTCATCAGTCTGGCAATTGCGCTTCTACTCATTTCCGTTTTTGAAATTGTTTTTTCAAAAGACTTAGTTTTTCCAACTTATTTTAGACCTGGTTATTGGTTAGTATTAAGTACCATGTTTTCTATTGCTACGGGAATTTGTATTTTATATAACCATAATAAGCTGCAAACCCTTTTTGCCTATTTTAGACTTTCGGGGAAAATGACTTTGACCAATTATGTTGTTCAAAACCTATTGGCTACCGTAATCTTTTCGGGAATAGGACTGAAATTATACAATACCATGCCTTTTTGGTTCTACTATATATTGGCGGTTTCGGTATTCATTATTCAATTGTTTGTGAGCAAATGGTGGCTTTCCAAATTCAATTATGGCCCTGTGGAATGGCTATGGAGAGTATTGAGTTACAAACAACTATTTGCGTTTAAGAAAATAGCAACCGAATCTATACCAAAAGAATCTGATGCTGTTGTTAAAGAACAGGAAACTGTGGTTGTTGAGCTTTAA
- a CDS encoding glucosidase: MPERDPEKNAEKARLQLRTDNKGWKKWGPYLTERQWGTVREDYSQSGYAWGSTTHDMARSKAYRWGEEGIGGISDNKQHICFAFAFWNHKDRILKERFFGLTPAESNHGEDVKEIYFYQDSTPTHSYQKMLYKYPHAVFPYEKLIEESKKRSRLEPEYELLDTGVFDKDEYFDITIEYAKADEQDILIKVTVENRSKIMAPITVLPTIWFRNTWSWGYENYKHKPTLIGVDKSHIEVNHRLVGHFNLYAENAKDLLFCDNKTNFEKLYKSPAQSTYAKDGINDYIINQKRTSINPEAIGTKASVHYDDYIPPLGKKEYRLRFTNTNPDKPFEDFDAIFKQRIEEADEFYAPLQKGVKDEKLKSIQRQAYAGMLWTKQWYYYNVFEWLKGDPSTPRPDANRKEGRNSAWKHMYTSNILSMPDKWEYPWFAAWDLAFHTLPLARLDPDFAKRQLSVILREYYMHPNGQIPAYEWSFSDVNPPVHAWATWKVYEIDKEANNGVGDTVFLERIFHKLLLNFTWWVNLKDKNGNNIFGGGFLGMDNIGVFDRSADLPTGGHLEQADGTGWMAMYCLNMLRIACEISLKNPVYQDMASKFFEHFLQISGAMQSLGDNKLNLWDEEDQFYYDMLHKENGDAQLLKIRSMVGLIPLFAVEVLTPELLEKLPIFKRRVEWVLKNRPDLAGLVSSWYNPGKGETRLLSTLRGHRMKMILKRMFDEKEFLSDYGVRSLSKYHKDQPYKFKHDGGTIQVDYTPAEATGDMFGGNSNWRGPIWFPMNYLILDSLEKFHSYYGKDFKVEFPTESGKLVNLQEAAEGVAERLLALFVPDANKKIPMYGEYKKFQEDPLFNKNHLFFEYFDGDSGKGLGANHQTGWTGLISEIIRHLHEVAE, translated from the coding sequence ATGCCAGAAAGAGATCCAGAAAAAAACGCCGAAAAAGCACGTTTACAACTAAGAACCGATAATAAAGGCTGGAAAAAATGGGGTCCCTATTTAACCGAAAGACAATGGGGTACCGTGAGAGAAGATTATTCCCAAAGTGGTTATGCCTGGGGCAGCACTACTCATGACATGGCTCGTTCCAAAGCGTATCGCTGGGGTGAAGAAGGGATTGGGGGTATTTCCGACAACAAACAACATATCTGCTTTGCTTTTGCATTTTGGAACCATAAAGACCGTATCTTAAAAGAGCGCTTTTTTGGGTTAACTCCAGCCGAATCAAATCATGGCGAGGATGTCAAAGAAATTTACTTTTATCAAGATTCTACTCCTACACATTCTTACCAAAAGATGCTTTATAAGTATCCTCATGCCGTTTTTCCCTATGAAAAATTAATTGAGGAAAGTAAAAAGCGTAGCCGTCTGGAACCCGAATATGAATTGCTGGACACGGGGGTTTTTGACAAAGATGAATATTTTGATATCACTATTGAATATGCCAAAGCCGATGAACAAGACATATTAATCAAGGTAACGGTAGAAAATCGTTCCAAAATAATGGCTCCCATTACGGTATTACCTACTATCTGGTTCAGGAATACGTGGAGTTGGGGATATGAAAATTACAAACACAAACCTACTTTAATTGGAGTCGACAAATCACACATAGAAGTCAATCATCGATTGGTGGGACACTTCAATTTGTACGCCGAAAATGCCAAAGATCTTTTGTTTTGTGACAACAAAACCAATTTTGAAAAATTATATAAATCGCCCGCTCAATCTACTTATGCCAAAGATGGAATAAACGATTATATTATCAATCAAAAACGAACTAGCATAAACCCAGAAGCCATTGGTACCAAAGCATCGGTACATTATGATGATTACATTCCGCCACTTGGCAAAAAAGAATACCGCCTTCGATTTACAAATACCAATCCGGATAAACCCTTTGAAGATTTTGATGCTATTTTTAAACAAAGAATTGAGGAAGCCGACGAATTTTATGCACCACTTCAAAAAGGGGTAAAAGACGAAAAATTAAAATCCATTCAGCGACAAGCATACGCAGGTATGCTTTGGACCAAACAATGGTATTACTATAATGTTTTTGAATGGTTAAAAGGCGATCCATCAACTCCCCGACCCGATGCCAATCGAAAAGAGGGGCGCAACAGTGCCTGGAAACACATGTATACGTCCAATATTCTCTCGATGCCGGACAAATGGGAATACCCTTGGTTTGCCGCGTGGGATCTGGCTTTTCATACCTTGCCCTTGGCCAGATTGGATCCTGATTTTGCCAAAAGGCAATTATCGGTTATTCTTAGGGAATATTACATGCATCCCAATGGACAAATCCCGGCTTATGAATGGTCGTTCTCGGATGTCAATCCGCCCGTTCATGCCTGGGCAACCTGGAAAGTATATGAAATTGACAAAGAAGCCAATAATGGTGTTGGTGATACTGTTTTCTTGGAGCGTATTTTTCACAAACTTCTGCTCAATTTTACGTGGTGGGTAAACTTGAAGGATAAAAACGGAAATAACATCTTTGGGGGTGGATTCCTCGGAATGGATAATATTGGAGTATTTGACCGCTCCGCCGATTTACCCACAGGAGGTCATCTCGAACAAGCCGATGGTACGGGTTGGATGGCAATGTACTGCCTGAACATGCTGCGAATAGCCTGTGAAATATCGCTAAAAAATCCTGTTTATCAAGATATGGCATCCAAATTCTTTGAGCATTTTCTCCAAATTTCGGGAGCCATGCAATCTTTGGGGGATAATAAATTGAACCTTTGGGATGAAGAAGATCAGTTTTATTATGACATGCTCCATAAAGAAAACGGTGATGCCCAACTACTAAAAATTCGTTCAATGGTTGGATTAATTCCTCTATTTGCCGTCGAAGTTTTAACGCCCGAATTACTGGAAAAATTGCCCATCTTCAAGCGCCGCGTCGAATGGGTTTTGAAAAACCGTCCTGACCTAGCTGGTTTAGTTTCCAGTTGGTACAATCCAGGGAAAGGTGAAACCCGTTTACTTTCTACGCTTAGAGGACATAGAATGAAAATGATACTCAAACGTATGTTTGACGAAAAGGAATTTTTGTCCGATTATGGAGTTCGCTCTTTATCCAAATACCATAAAGACCAACCTTATAAATTCAAACATGATGGCGGAACCATTCAAGTAGATTATACGCCAGCCGAAGCCACCGGAGACATGTTTGGCGGAAATTCCAATTGGAGAGGTCCTATTTGGTTTCCTATGAATTATTTGATTTTGGATTCACTGGAAAAATTCCACAGCTATTATGGCAAAGACTTCAAGGTCGAATTTCCGACCGAATCGGGTAAATTGGTGAATTTACAAGAAGCCGCCGAAGGTGTAGCCGAAAGATTATTAGCCCTATTTGTTCCCGATGCTAATAAAAAAATCCCAATGTATGGCGAATACAAAAAGTTTCAGGAAGACCCTCTTTTCAATAAAAACCATTTGTTTTTTGAATATTTTGATGGAGATAGCGGTAAAGGTTTAGGAGCTAACCACCAGACGGGATGGACTGGACTTATCTCTGAAATTATAAGGCATTTGCATGAGGTAGCAGAATAA
- a CDS encoding M1 family metallopeptidase, whose protein sequence is MRKLFLFVFFSVSLGNLFAQKAGYWQQQVDYKMDVNMDVKNYQYKGKQELVYTNNSSDTLKKVYYHLYTNAFQPGSEMDARLQSIKDPDGRMVNKIKVDGIDVKESRIKNLKPNEIGYLKISNFKQDGVTAVAKEVGTILEVTLAKPILPNSKTTLTLDFDGQVPVQIRRTGRNSVEGIELSMAQWYPKMAEFDFEGWHADPYIAREFHGVWGNFDVNITIDKDYTLGASGYLQNPNEIGHGYQDEGVTVVYPKKAKTLTWHFIAPMVHDFTWAADKNYQHDIVKGPNNVDLHFFYKNTPEVADNWKKLEPLMVKVMDYYNNTVGNYPYKQYSFIQGGDGGMEYAMCTLMLGNGKLEGLLGTATHEMGHSWFQHILASNESKHPWMDEGFTTYIEDSALNELKDKKEDNPFKGNYAAYYKLVESGKEQPLSTHGDRYDENRSYSIASYVKGSIFLSQLVYVIGQDNLNKTLKKYYQDFKFKHPTPNDIKRTAERVSGANLDWYLVDWTETLNTVDYGIKDVKENADKTTVTLERIGRMPMPIDLLVEYTDGTQESFYIPLRMMSFEKENPTPAITRTVLNDWAWAYPTFEFNISEPKATIKKITIDPSGLMADVKQSNNVYEVK, encoded by the coding sequence ATGCGCAAACTCTTTCTATTTGTATTTTTTTCAGTAAGTCTAGGTAATTTATTTGCCCAAAAAGCGGGTTACTGGCAACAACAGGTTGATTACAAAATGGACGTCAATATGGATGTCAAAAATTATCAGTATAAAGGAAAACAAGAACTGGTTTACACCAATAATTCTTCAGATACATTGAAGAAAGTGTATTATCATTTATATACAAATGCTTTTCAACCTGGAAGCGAAATGGATGCCAGACTGCAATCAATCAAAGATCCTGATGGTCGTATGGTAAACAAAATAAAAGTGGACGGTATTGACGTAAAAGAAAGCCGAATCAAAAACTTGAAGCCGAATGAGATTGGGTATTTGAAAATTTCCAATTTCAAACAGGATGGTGTTACGGCTGTTGCCAAAGAAGTAGGTACTATTTTGGAAGTGACTTTGGCGAAACCAATTTTACCAAATTCAAAAACAACTTTGACACTGGATTTTGACGGTCAAGTGCCTGTGCAAATTCGTCGTACAGGGCGAAATAGTGTGGAAGGTATCGAATTGTCAATGGCACAATGGTATCCAAAAATGGCTGAGTTTGACTTTGAAGGTTGGCACGCCGATCCCTATATTGCAAGAGAATTTCATGGTGTTTGGGGGAATTTTGATGTGAACATCACAATCGACAAAGATTATACTTTGGGAGCTTCCGGTTATTTGCAAAACCCTAACGAAATAGGGCATGGTTACCAAGACGAAGGAGTCACTGTAGTTTACCCGAAAAAAGCAAAGACCTTGACTTGGCATTTTATAGCGCCAATGGTACATGATTTCACTTGGGCTGCAGATAAAAATTACCAACACGATATAGTAAAAGGGCCAAATAATGTCGATTTGCATTTCTTTTACAAAAACACGCCAGAGGTTGCCGATAATTGGAAAAAATTAGAACCTTTGATGGTGAAGGTGATGGATTATTACAATAATACAGTTGGAAATTATCCCTACAAGCAATACTCGTTTATACAAGGAGGTGATGGCGGAATGGAGTATGCCATGTGTACTTTGATGTTGGGTAACGGAAAACTAGAAGGACTTTTAGGTACCGCAACTCACGAAATGGGACATTCTTGGTTCCAACATATTTTGGCATCCAACGAATCGAAACATCCTTGGATGGACGAAGGCTTTACCACTTATATTGAAGATTCTGCTCTGAATGAATTGAAAGACAAAAAAGAAGATAACCCATTCAAGGGGAATTATGCCGCTTACTATAAATTAGTGGAATCCGGGAAGGAACAACCACTGTCAACTCATGGAGATCGTTATGATGAAAACCGTTCCTATAGTATTGCGTCTTATGTAAAAGGAAGTATATTCCTTTCCCAATTGGTTTATGTGATTGGTCAGGACAACTTGAACAAAACCTTGAAAAAATACTATCAAGATTTCAAATTCAAGCACCCAACACCAAACGATATTAAGAGAACTGCCGAGCGTGTTTCGGGAGCTAACTTAGATTGGTACTTGGTGGATTGGACTGAAACATTAAACACTGTCGATTACGGAATCAAAGACGTTAAAGAAAATGCAGATAAAACAACAGTAACCTTAGAACGCATCGGTAGAATGCCAATGCCTATTGATTTATTGGTAGAATATACAGATGGTACTCAAGAGAGTTTTTACATTCCGTTACGAATGATGAGTTTCGAAAAAGAAAACCCAACTCCTGCCATTACAAGAACCGTTCTTAACGATTGGGCTTGGGCGTATCCTACTTTTGAGTTTAACATTTCAGAACCAAAGGCGACTATCAAGAAAATCACCATCGACCCAAGCGGTTTAATGGCAGATGTCAAACAAAGTAATAATGTTTACGAAGTGAAATAA
- a CDS encoding outer membrane beta-barrel protein, translating into MSNIYGQKTELRVSLNSGLFSFSGQSAAENSQINLYDQSSNTGYTNDPYGSKNGFCYGVSLNLKRVTKSNVIYGIDFGYETLRSKVSIQSVNGFDGTSPFAKNASGQTFLNINSLNLNPSVGYRFNINKFPLDLVGGFDIGYILKAREIGNATDMDGIEYSTSLDRKTINYDFRPRVQISTDYKKFGLYLGYSIGLSNYLEGYIGGVNEAYSRMMRFGITYKLK; encoded by the coding sequence TTGTCAAATATTTACGGACAAAAAACCGAGTTAAGGGTTTCATTAAATTCTGGACTTTTTTCATTTTCTGGGCAATCAGCAGCTGAAAATTCACAAATCAATCTTTATGACCAATCTTCTAATACAGGTTATACTAATGATCCATACGGCTCAAAAAATGGCTTCTGTTATGGCGTTTCATTAAACTTAAAAAGAGTAACAAAAAGTAATGTTATTTATGGAATTGATTTTGGTTATGAAACCCTGAGAAGTAAAGTTTCTATCCAATCGGTAAATGGATTTGATGGAACTTCGCCATTTGCAAAAAATGCATCCGGGCAGACTTTTTTAAATATTAATTCTTTAAACCTAAACCCGTCTGTTGGGTATCGATTTAACATAAATAAATTCCCTTTAGACTTAGTTGGTGGTTTCGATATTGGTTATATTTTAAAAGCAAGGGAAATTGGGAATGCAACCGATATGGATGGGATTGAATATTCTACTTCACTTGACAGAAAAACAATAAATTATGATTTCCGCCCAAGAGTTCAAATCTCGACAGACTATAAAAAATTTGGTTTATATTTAGGATATTCTATCGGGCTGTCAAATTATTTAGAGGGATATATCGGCGGGGTAAATGAAGCTTATTCAAGAATGATGCGATTTGGAATAACATACAAATTAAAATAG
- a CDS encoding S8 family peptidase, giving the protein MKKINLTSLTLLAALSFCLSANAQTATNYIGKKGELSEPELQRWSHLDLAKDSIPGMSVDKAYAELLKGKKGVKVIVGVVDSGVDIDHEDLKAVIWTNKKEIAGNGIDDDKNGYIDDIHGWNFLGNDLHETLEMTRIIKKGDDGSATYKSALAAYDEKYDKAMKDKKQVDFLIATDKAIQKHLNKENYTIEDLNGIVTTDADLNKSKTIMTRILTNAGPTFRAEIEDYSKYVYGQLNYNLNKELDGRKAVGDNPEDIKDTKYGNNTVYGPDKEEALHGTHVSGIIAQVRGNNIGGDGIANNVEIMAVRAVPDGDEYDKDIALAIRYAVDNGAKVINGSFGKSYSPHKQWVFDAIKYAEKKDVLFVHAAGNDGNNIDLDENINFPNDSEDNKKEFASNVLTVGALNNKYGENVIADFSNYGTINVDVYAPGTEIYATVPNNKYKYEQGTSMASPNAAGVAALIRSYYPKLSAKQVKQILMDSGTPLPAMVALGESPNPNEKPVPVSSTQSSKSAKMVNAYNALLMAEKMSKK; this is encoded by the coding sequence ATGAAAAAAATAAATTTAACGTCATTGACATTACTTGCGGCTTTGTCTTTTTGTCTTTCGGCCAATGCGCAAACTGCCACCAACTATATTGGTAAAAAAGGAGAACTAAGTGAACCTGAATTGCAAAGATGGTCACACTTGGATTTGGCCAAAGACAGTATTCCGGGGATGAGCGTGGATAAGGCTTATGCCGAATTGCTTAAAGGTAAAAAAGGAGTCAAAGTGATTGTAGGTGTTGTGGATTCCGGAGTTGATATTGACCACGAAGATTTGAAAGCAGTGATTTGGACCAATAAAAAAGAGATTGCCGGAAACGGAATCGATGACGATAAAAACGGTTATATCGATGATATTCATGGTTGGAATTTTCTAGGGAATGATTTACATGAAACTCTAGAGATGACCCGTATTATAAAAAAGGGTGATGACGGTTCGGCAACCTACAAAAGCGCATTGGCGGCTTATGATGAAAAATACGATAAGGCGATGAAAGACAAGAAGCAGGTAGATTTCTTGATTGCTACTGATAAAGCCATTCAAAAGCATTTGAATAAAGAAAATTATACCATTGAAGATCTGAACGGAATAGTTACTACGGATGCCGATTTGAATAAAAGTAAAACGATTATGACTCGCATCTTGACCAATGCCGGGCCTACTTTCAGAGCCGAAATTGAAGATTACTCAAAATACGTTTACGGACAGCTTAACTATAATTTGAACAAAGAGTTAGATGGTAGAAAAGCGGTAGGTGACAATCCAGAAGATATTAAAGATACCAAATACGGTAACAACACTGTTTATGGCCCAGACAAAGAAGAAGCTCTTCATGGGACTCACGTTTCTGGAATTATAGCACAGGTAAGAGGCAATAATATTGGTGGTGACGGAATTGCCAATAATGTGGAAATTATGGCCGTTAGAGCAGTTCCAGATGGAGATGAATATGACAAGGATATTGCATTGGCAATTCGTTATGCTGTAGATAATGGTGCTAAAGTAATTAATGGAAGTTTTGGAAAGAGTTATTCGCCACACAAACAATGGGTTTTTGATGCTATAAAATATGCCGAAAAGAAAGATGTTTTATTTGTACATGCAGCAGGAAATGACGGAAATAATATTGACTTGGACGAAAATATAAACTTCCCAAATGACTCTGAAGACAATAAAAAAGAATTCGCTTCTAATGTGTTGACTGTTGGCGCTTTGAATAATAAATATGGTGAAAATGTAATTGCAGATTTTTCAAATTATGGCACAATCAACGTTGATGTTTATGCTCCTGGAACTGAAATTTATGCAACGGTTCCAAATAACAAATACAAATACGAACAAGGTACTTCTATGGCTTCACCAAATGCAGCCGGGGTAGCTGCTTTGATTCGTTCGTATTACCCAAAATTATCGGCCAAGCAAGTGAAGCAAATCTTGATGGATTCTGGAACACCACTTCCTGCAATGGTTGCTTTGGGTGAAAGTCCAAATCCTAATGAAAAACCTGTACCCGTTTCATCGACTCAATCATCAAAATCAGCAAAAATGGTAAATGCTTACAACGCATTATTGATGGCCGAAAAAATGTCTAAAAAATAA